The Stegostoma tigrinum isolate sSteTig4 chromosome 38, sSteTig4.hap1, whole genome shotgun sequence genome contains a region encoding:
- the LOC132206545 gene encoding ferritin, heavy subunit-like yields the protein MASQVCQNYHKDCEDAVNKQINLELYSSYVYLSMFSYFDRDDVALRHFAEFFKEQSHEEREHGEKLITFQNKRGGRVLLQDIKKPEQDEWGSGLEAMQRALQMEKDVNQSLLDLHKLASGHTDPHLCDFLERHYLDEQVKMIKKLGDHITNLKRLGAPDNGMGEYLFDRLSLS from the exons ATGGCCTCCCAAGtatgtcagaactaccacaaggactgtgaggatgctgttaacaagcaaatcaacctggagctctattcctcttatgtttacctctccatg ttctcttactttgaccgggatgatgttgccctgcgtcactttgctgagttcttcaaggagcagtcccatgaggagcgAGAACATGGAGAGAAGCTGAtcacattccagaataaacgtggaggtcgTGTCCttctgcaggacatcaag aagccagagcaggatgagtggggcagtggcctggaggcaatgcagagagctctgcagatggagaaggatgtgaaccagagtctgctggatctgcacaaactggccTCTGGCCACACGGACCCTCAT ctgtgtgacttcctggagaggcactacttggatgagcaagtgaagatgatcaagaagctgggagatcacatcaccaacctgaagagactgggagcccctgacaatggcatgggagagtacctgtttgacaggctctcactcagctga
- the LOC132206374 gene encoding ferritin heavy chain A-like — protein sequence QVCQNYHKDCEDAVNKQINLELYSSYVYLSMFSYFDRDDVALHHFAEFFKEQSHEEREHAEKLMAFQNKRGGRVILQDIKKPEQDEWGNGLEAMQRALQMEKDVNQSLLDLHKLASGNTDPHLCDFLERHYLDEQVKMIKKLGDHITNLKRLGAPANGTGEYLFDRLTLS from the exons caagtgtgtcagaactaccacaaggactgtgaggatgctgttaacaagcagatcaacctggagctctattcctcctatgtttacctctccatg ttctcttactttgaccgggatgatgttgccctgcatcactttgctgagttcttcaaggagcagtcccatgaggaacgggaacacgctgagaaactgatggcattccagaataaacgtggaggtcgagtcatcctgcaggacatcaag aagccagagcaggatgagtggggcaatggtctggaggcaatgcagagagctctgcagatggagaaggatgtgaaccagagtctgctggatctgcacaaactcgcctctggcaacactgaccctcat ctgtgtgacttcctggagaggcactacttggatgagcaagtgaagatgatcaagaagctgggagatcacatcaccaacctgaagagactgggagcccctgccaATGGcacgggagagtacctgtttgacaggctcacactcagctga